A stretch of DNA from Staphylococcus equorum:
TTTTAGTAATACAAACTCGACCAGGCCCTATACCTACTTTCGTTGCATCCGCGCCTGCATTTTCAAGTTCACGAACGCCTTCAGGTGTACCCACATTACCAGCAATTACAAATGTCTCTGGAATATGTGCTTTTATATGTTTAATCATATTAATGACTGAATCTGAATGACCATGTGCAATATCAATTGTAATATAGTCAGGGATTATATTTTCTGCTGCCAATTTTTCAACAAAACCGAATTCACGTTCTTTTACTCCTACAGAAATAGAAGCGAACCAACCTTTATCTTGCATCTTTTTAGTAAAAGGAATACGAGCTTCTTCATCAAATCTATGCATAATATAAAAATAATTATTTTCCGCAAACCATTCTGCTAATTCTTCATTCATAACTGTTTGCATATTTGCTGGTACTACAGGCAACTTAAAGTTTCTTGAACCAAATTTGACAGTTGTATCACATTCAGAGCGACTATCAACAATACATTTATTTGGTATCAATTGGATATCTTCATAATCAAAAATTTTCATAATTTAACAAACCCCTAACATTTTTAATAAAACAATAATACAATCGTAAGATTTTCATGATGATTTCAAATATTGTACAAGGAAAATACATATATTTACAGCAAATTCCGAACAATAACTTTTTGATTTATCTTAACCAATTGATAATATACATTGTTTTACTACAAATGTAAACGAACTTGGGTCGTATTTACCAACTTGATTTTTTAACCCCTGGAATTTGTCCTTTATGCGCATATTCACGAAAAGCAATTCTAGACATTCCAAATTTTCTATAAACACCTCTGGGTCTTCCAGTAACCTTACAACGACGTGTCAATCTTGTCGGTGATGCATCTCTCGGTAATTTTCTTAAAGCTTCATAATCTCCTTTAGCTTTTAATTCTTGACGTAATTCATAATACTGAGCGACTAAGCGTTCTCTTTTTTGTTCTTTTGCTATTTTTGATTTTTTTGCCATAATGTATCTCTCCTTTTAAATCGTAATCATTTCGTTTTAAATCATAACACATCCTTTTCATTAATCAAACAGAAAGTTCCATATTCAAATTTTTATTGCAATTTTTTGAATGACATCATTTGTTTCTTCATTATTAGATATTTATATTTATAGAAAAGTAATTGAAATTGCATAATTTATATGGTAGAATTTTAAAGCGTAATCATTCCTGTTAAGAAAGAGGTGTTAACTTTGCGCGTAAATATTACATTGGCTTGTACTGAGTCTGGCGAGCGTAACTATATTACTACTAAAAATAAACGTAATAATCCTGAGCGTATAGAACTTAAAAAGTTCTGCCCAAGATTAAATAAATATACGTTACATCGTGAAACAAAATAATATGATGTTAGACCTTATCTTTTGAATACGACATATTTAAAAGTAATACTGAACTTAAATTATTTGTTAAGTTCCAGAGATAAAGGTGTTTCCATAATGGAGACATCTAAGAACTTAGATAAACCAATTGCTATAAAAGCATTTGGTTTATTTTTTTAAGTATTTTTATTGAAAGTATCTTTTTGTCTATTCTATTATTTAAGGCTTTTCATAATAAAGAGGCCTTCATTTTAATTTAAAACTTTAAATTTCATTAGATTATCACAAGTAAATAAGCCCTTTTGCTACGTATTTTATAATTTTCAAATCTTATTTTTCATTAATAAGTGTTAATTAACATTTTACAACTTAATTGTCACTTTTAAATTTTTGCACAGTCTTCTAATCAACCGTGAAACATCTTATAATAGTATAACCATCTATTATTGGAGGAGAATTTTATGGAAAATCGCCACATGTCAGACGAGCAGAAAAGTCATATCATTAATTCAATAACGACAAAAACGAAAAACAAAAGTATTTGTAATTGTGAACATCCTAAAATCGAAATTTTAAATGGTCATTATTTCGCACCCCTATTAACAGCTTCATTAGGAAATGATGCAACTCCATTAATTGCACTGATGTGCAATAATTGTGGTAAACTTCATTTTTATTCACAAAACTTTTTAGGTATTAAAACGAGATAACATAAAAAGGTAGCTTCCATTATATTGGAAGCTACCTTTAATTATAAATTCTGCTTTAAAGTTTTAAAAATCTTAAAAGTTAATACCCATCATATTAACTTAGTCTGCTGCTTCTATGTCTACATCATTGATATCAATGCCTAATGCATTTGCCACACCTTTACCATATTCACTGTCAGCTTTGTAACAATGACGGATATGACGATGTTGAACTTCTAATGTAGTACCTTGCATTTCGTTTGCAGTATTTACAAATATACGCTCTTGTTGCTCTTTAGATTGTAATCTAAATAAGCGACCTGGTTGTTCGAAGTAATTGTCATCATCTTGTCTATAATCATATTCATATGCTTCGCCTTCAATTGGTAATCCAGGTTTTTTAAATTGTGGTTGATCCTCAAAAGAACCATCACTATTTGGATAATAGTGTGTGCCACCGCCTTGATTATTATCTAAAATTCTCATTTGACCATCTCTACTGAATGGACAAATATTTTCAACACCTACACCTTTAGGTTGGTTTACTGGAATTTGCCAATGGTTAGCACCTAAACGATATCTTTGTGTATCACCATATGAGAATAAACGACCTTGTAACATTTTATCCGGTGAAAAATCTAATCCTGGAACAATGTTTGTTGGCGCAAATGCAGCTTGTTCAACATCTTGGAAGTAATTATCAGGGTTACGGTTAAGTTCCCATTCACCAACTTCAATTAGTGGGTAATCACCTTTATACCAGACTTTAGTTAAATCAAACGGATTATCTTTATGATTTCTTGCTTGTTCTTCAGTCATCACTTGAATATATAATTTCCATTTTGGATAATCTTTATTTTCAATTGCTTCGAATAAATCACGTTGTGATGATTCTCTATCGTTAGCAATAACACTTGCTGCTTCCTCAGGTTGTAAGTTTTCAATGCCTTGTTGAGTTCTGTGATGGAATTTCACCCATACACGTTCACCCTTGTCATTGTACATTGAATAAGTATGAGAACCAAAACCGTGCATATTTCTAAAACCTTTTGGAATCCCTCGATCTGACATCAAAATTGTTACTTGATGCAATGCTTCAGGTAACGAAGTCCAAAAATCCCAATTGTTTTGTGAACTACGCATATTCGTTCTTGGATCACGTTTTACTGCGTGATTAAGACTCGCAAATAATTTAGGATCTCTAAAGAAGAATACTGGTGTGTTATTACCTACTAAATCCCAGTTACCTTCATCCGTATAAAATTTCAAAGCAAATCCACGGATATCACGTTCAGCGTCTGCTGCCCCACGTTCCCCAGCTACTGTAGAAAAACGTGCAAACATTTCTGTTTGTTTTCCAACTTCTGAAAAAATACTTGCAGAAGTATACTTTGTAATATCATTTGTAACTGTGAACGTACCAAATGCGCCAGAACCTTTCGCATGCATGCGTCGTTCAGGAATAACTTCTCTATCAAAATGAGCCATTTGCTCTAAAAAGTACCAATCTTGCATTAATAATGGCCCTCTAGGTCCTGCCGTCATACTATTTTCTCTGTCCGAGACTGGCGCACCAAAAAGACTTGTCAATTTTTTATCATTACTCATAAAAATTCCCCCTCGATTTTCTAAATAATAATAATTATTATCTAGCACTTATTTTAATGTAATATAACTTTAAAAGCAACAAAGTCTCATTGAAATATGTGAAAGTTTTCTAAATATTTAAATATTTTATGAATTTTAAGTCACAAAAGGCATTGCTTGTATCACTTAAAAGCATTAAAATGGATTGTATATATAAAATTCAATAGATTATAGGAGATTTTTTATGGCACAAAATAATATGAATCGTGGTCTTAACTCTCGACATATTTCAATGATAGCAATTGGTGGCGCCATCGGTACCGGGTTATTTGTAGCAACTGGGAATGTTATATCTCAAGCTGGTCCAGGCGGCGCAATATTGGCTTACTTGATTATTGGCGTAATGCTATATTTCTTAATGTCGTCTATCGGTGAATTAGCCACGTTTTATCCTGTTTCGGGATCATTCAGTTCATACTCTACCCGTTTCGTGGATAGTTCATTAGGCTTTACGATGGGTTGGTTATATTGGGCAATATGGTTACTCGTAACGAGTGTTGATATTATTATATCTGCAAGCGTACTTTATTATTGGGATGTATTTCAATTCTTTTCACCAATGACGTGGA
This window harbors:
- the guaC gene encoding GMP reductase — protein: MKIFDYEDIQLIPNKCIVDSRSECDTTVKFGSRNFKLPVVPANMQTVMNEELAEWFAENNYFYIMHRFDEEARIPFTKKMQDKGWFASISVGVKEREFGFVEKLAAENIIPDYITIDIAHGHSDSVINMIKHIKAHIPETFVIAGNVGTPEGVRELENAGADATKVGIGPGRVCITKIKTGFGTGGWQLSALNHCSKAARKPIIADGGIRTHGDIAKSIRFGASMVMVGSLFAAHEESPGETVELDGKMYKEYFGSASEFQKGEHKNVEGKKMFVEHKGSLLNTLIEMQQDLQSSISYSGGKDLKSLRKVDYVIVRNSIFNGDRD
- the rpsN gene encoding 30S ribosomal protein S14 yields the protein MAKKSKIAKEQKRERLVAQYYELRQELKAKGDYEALRKLPRDASPTRLTRRCKVTGRPRGVYRKFGMSRIAFREYAHKGQIPGVKKSSW
- the rpmG gene encoding 50S ribosomal protein L33 codes for the protein MRVNITLACTESGERNYITTKNKRNNPERIELKKFCPRLNKYTLHRETK
- a CDS encoding catalase — its product is MSNDKKLTSLFGAPVSDRENSMTAGPRGPLLMQDWYFLEQMAHFDREVIPERRMHAKGSGAFGTFTVTNDITKYTSASIFSEVGKQTEMFARFSTVAGERGAADAERDIRGFALKFYTDEGNWDLVGNNTPVFFFRDPKLFASLNHAVKRDPRTNMRSSQNNWDFWTSLPEALHQVTILMSDRGIPKGFRNMHGFGSHTYSMYNDKGERVWVKFHHRTQQGIENLQPEEAASVIANDRESSQRDLFEAIENKDYPKWKLYIQVMTEEQARNHKDNPFDLTKVWYKGDYPLIEVGEWELNRNPDNYFQDVEQAAFAPTNIVPGLDFSPDKMLQGRLFSYGDTQRYRLGANHWQIPVNQPKGVGVENICPFSRDGQMRILDNNQGGGTHYYPNSDGSFEDQPQFKKPGLPIEGEAYEYDYRQDDDNYFEQPGRLFRLQSKEQQERIFVNTANEMQGTTLEVQHRHIRHCYKADSEYGKGVANALGIDINDVDIEAAD